Below is a window of Lacrimispora xylanolytica DNA.
CTTATCTGGACTCCCCTTTGTCCCTGGGCCACGAGACAGATCATTGCATTAAAGCTTCTTGGCTTGGAGGATGCGATCAGCGTAGGAACCGTAAGCCCCATACGAAGAGAGCAGGGCTGGGAATTTTCCTTAGATGAAGGAGGCGTTGATCCCGTATTACAGATTCGCTATCTTCCAGAAATCTATGCAGAGACAGCACCGGAGTATGAGGGAAGAGCAACGGTTCCAACTGTAGTAGATGTAAAGACCAGAAAGGTGGTAAATAACGATTACCACCACCTGACGAACCATTGGGAAACGGCATGGAAGCCGCTTCATAAGGAAGGAGCACCTGATCTATACCCAGAAGAATTAAGAAAAGAAATCGATGAACTGAATGTTATTTTGTTCCATGATGTGAATAACGGAGTTTATAAGTCCGGCTTTGCCCAGTCCCAGGAGGAATATGAAAAAGCCTATGAGGTACTGTTTGAACGGCTTGACTGGTTGGAGGAACGCCTGTCAAAAAGCAGGTATCTGTTTGGAGATCAGATCACAGATTCCGATATCCGCCTATACGTGACCCTGGCAAGATTCGATATAGCCTATTATTTCTGCTTTAAGACAAACAGAAACCGGCTTACCGATTTTGAGAACCTGTGGAATTATGCAAAGGACTTATATTCCATTCAAGCTTTTAAAGAAGCAACGGATTTTGAATCCATTAAGAAAGGATATCTCCTGGGTAATCACGCCCATAATCCTTACAATATCCTTCCCCTTGGCCCGGATACTTCCACTTGGACCGAACCACATAACAGAGATGAGAAATTTGGAAAAAGACTAGTTCAATATTAAACTTAAAAATGAGGAGAAAAGTTATGAAGAAAAATTTTGCGAAAAAGACAGTATTAGGATTCCTTACAGCAGCAGCCGTAATCGGCGCATTGGCAGGCTGCGCAAAGCAGGAGAGCAAACCATCAGAAGCCCAGACGAGTAAAGCCAGTGAGGCTGCCTCAGAGGGAACAAAGACAGCGGAAAGCACAACAGCAGCAGGAGAGAATAAAACAGAGCCAATCACTATCTACGCAGCTACAGGCGGCTCCCCAAAGCCATTTACCTTCGTAGATAAGGACAATACGCTGACAGGACATAACATTGAATTAATCAAAGCTATATTTGAACGTCTTCCCCAGTATAAGCTTGAAATTGAAGTGACTGATTTTCCATCCATCTTTGCCGGCCTGGATTCTGACCGTTACCAGATTGGTGTAAACAACTTTGCAAAGAATGAAAAGCGAAAAGAAAAGTACTTATTTACAGACCCGATTTTTGCCAATGAATACGTTGCCATTTTTAAAAAAGACAATGCCAAAGCAGAAACCATTGAATCATGGGATGACCTTTCAGGCTTAAAGACCATTTCCCAGGCAGGCATCAACATAACCACTGCACTTGAAAATTATAATGCAGCCAATCCATCAAAGCCAATCAACATCGAATACAGCGAAGAAGACCTTGTTCTTCAGATTCAGGATGTAGAGGCCGGAAAATACGATTTCGTTTTAATGGATAAACCAATGTTTGAGTATTACCAGAAAGAGTTTAACTTTAATGTAACCGGCGTTTCTTTAAATAATGATGTTTCCAAGGATCTGATGGGAGAGCCATTCAGCTACTTAATTGTCAGCAAAGGAAATGAAACACTGGTAGAAGATTTAAATAAAGCCTTAAAAGAAGTCATTGAAGACGGAACCTCAAAGGAAATCAACTTAAAATGGTTTGGTAACGATTATTCCCCTTCCTATAAATAAAGAAGGATTAGCTGGAGGAACAAGATGAGCAAAATATTTGATTGGCAGCTGGTATTTACGGAAATTCCCGCATTACTGAAATACTTGCCCGTAACCTTAAAACTGACGGTAATCGCCCTGGTGATCGGCTGGGTAGTAGGGCTTTTGATTGCATTTGTAAAAATTCACAACATTCCGGTCTTACGGCAGATTTGTTCTCTGTTCGTATCGGTAGTAAGAGGAACCCCTATTATCGTTCAGCTCTACTTAACCTACTTTGGGATTCCCATTGCCTTAAAATACTACAATTTCTACAATGGAACCGAATATAACGTCAACGGGATACCGCCAATTATTTTTGCCATCGTGGCATTGGGCTTAAATCAGTCCGCTTTTGACTCGGAAACCATACGTGCTGCCATCCAGTCCGTGGAAAAAGGCCAGGTGGAAGCCGCTAAATCCTTAGGGATGAACGGCTTCCAGATCTTTCGGAGAGTGCTGTTTCCCCAGGCTGTAACGGTTGCCATACCGTCCCTTGGAAACTCCCTCATCGGTCTGGTAAAAGGCACGTCTCTTGCATTTACCTGTTCGGTGGTGGAAATAACCGCTCAGGGTAAGATTTTAGCCGGCAGCAGCTACCGGTATTTTGAGATTTACTGTTCTCTTGCCATCATCTACTGGGTGCTGACAATCTTCATTGAAAGACTGTTTGCATACATAGAAAAAAGAATGAGTGTACCGGAGCAGGTCACAGTGGTAAAAGGAGGTGCAGGAAATGAGCGCAATTGAAATCCGCGGATTAAGTAAAAAGTACGGCGAAAACGTGGTACTCGATAACATGGATTTAACCGTTAATAAGGGAGATGTGGTTGCTATCATCGGTCCTTCCGGCACGGGAAAGTCAACCCTTTTACGCTCCATCAATCTCCTGGAGAAGCCAGAACAGGGCACTGTAGTCATCAATGGCAGAACCATTGATTTAACCACCAAATCCTCCAAAGAAAAGCTGGAGCTGAGGCGATACACGGAAATGGTTTTCCAGCAGTTCAATCTTTTTAAGAACCGAACGGCTCTTGAAAATGTAATGGAAGGCTTAATGGTAGTAAAGAAGTTAAAAAAGAACGAAGCCAGGGAGATTGCAGTTAAGCACCTTCAAAAGGTAGGAATGGGAGACCGCCTCTTTCATTATCCCAGACACTTGTCTGGCGGACAGCAGCAGCGGGTCGCCATAGCCAGAGCGCTTGCCATGGACCCGGGACTTCTTCTCATGGATGAACCAACCTCTGCTCTTGACCCGGAATTAGTCAGTGAAGTACTGACCACTATCCGGAATGCGGCCAAAGAGGGTAACACCATATTACTGGTCACCCATGAAATGAACTTTGTTAAAAACGTAGCAAACCGAATCCTATTTCTGGAAAATGGAAAAATTGTAGCGGATGGAACCCCAAAGGAAATTTTTGATAATCCTCAAAATGAACGCTTAAAAGAGTTCCTGGTGAAGATTCATATGCTGGAAAGCCCGGATTTTACAATATAGGAAAAAAGTTTAAGCCTCGGGAGGTATTTTTATGAACGATATTATTTATAAGACAACAAAAGAACATGTGAACTGGCAGGAAGTTTCTGATATCCTCCGCCGGTCCGGACTTTCGAACCATACGAAGGAGGAGCAGGAGACCATCTTCACGAACAGCTACGCCGTGGTATTTGTTTACCATGGGGAAAGACTTATCGGAGTGGGGAGAGCCTTATCCGACGGAGTCTGCCAGGCAGCCATTTATAACATAGCCCTTGAGGAAGAATTTCAGGGAAATGGAGTGGGCAGAAAGCTGATCACTCTTCTTCTTGATCAGGTAAAAGGCCAGAATGTAATTCTTTATACCCACCCAAGAACAGTAGCCCTATATGAAAAAATGGGATTTCGAAGAAGCAAGACCGCCATGTGTATCTTTAACGGTTCCGAAGAGTCCAGAGCCTTTATGGAGGAGGAAGGATTTATGCTTCCGGAATCATACCGGTTCGTGGATGAGTATGGAAGGGAAGATATGAAAAGGTCATAAAAGCCAATAGGAAAAGAGGAAATTGCCATGTCAAAGAGATTTATCACCAATGAAGTAGAAAAAGACGGGAAGTTTAAACGACAGGAGAATCGTTTTACCACTCCCTTTGGAATAGAGGAGGGGCAGCTCCCCATAGAACCTTCCAGATACCGCCTGCTTTGGTCACCTGCCTGTCCATGGGCCCACAGGTCTGTGATTGTTCGAAGCCTTTTAGGCCTTCATGATGTCATAAGCCTGGGTACCTTAGACCCTGTAAGGCCAGATGTAGAGCGGACGGACTGGGCATTTACCTTAGATGCTGGTGAGGTGGACCCGGTATTAAAGATTCATTATATAAGCGAGGCTTATCTAAAAGCGGACCCGGATTACACAGGTAGATTTACCGTTCCAGCCGTAGTGGATGTGGCAACAGGAACCGTAGTAAATAATGATTACTATCACCTGACCAGATACTGGGAGGTAGAGTGGAGCAAATACCATAAGCCGGATGCCCTTGACCTCTATCCTGAAGCATTAAGAGAAGAGATTGACGCATTAAACCAGATTCTTTTTGACGAGATCAACAACGGGGTATACAAGGCTGGATTTGCCAGAAGCCAGGAGGCGTATGAAGAGGCTTATTCCCTCGTATTTAACCGCCTGGATTGGCTGGAAGAGCGTTTAAGCCACAGCCGTTATTTATTTGGAGATAAAATCACAGAATCGGATGTAAGACTATATGTTACACTGGTTCGGTTTGACGTCGCATACTATAACGGCTTTTTCTTAAATCGTAACCGGATTTCTGAATTTCCCAATCTTTGGGGCTATGTAAGAGACTTATATTCCCAGAAAGGCTTTGGGGATACCACAGATCTTGATGCCATTAAAAAGCATTACCATCTCTGCGCCGTATCCAATAATCCCTACGGTATTGTGCCAAAAGGCCCTGATCTATCCGGCTTGTTAAAACCTCATGGTAGAGATACCATCCATTATAAATAGGGGAGGCGAAAGGGTGAAGGCAGTAAGAGTATCGGAAAACTGGCAGTATGCAGGTGTCTATTATGTCAGAGTAGAAACCATGGTGAAAGGATTTCGTGTCCCCATGGACAAAGAATTCGATGAGGGAGATTTTAACGAACCTCTGTATGTTTTAGTTCTTGACGGCATTTACCCTGTGGCAACCTGCAGAATTCATCTTCTGGAGGAAGAGAACATAGCAAAAATTGAGCGTGTCAGTGTTTTAAGTGAATACCGTAGTAGGGGAGTCGGAAGGCTTTTGATTGACGAAGCGGAGAATTGGATCCGGGAATGGGGCGTTAAAAAAATTGTTATCACCAGCCGGGATGAAGCCGTGGGCTTTTATGAAGCCCTGGGCTATCAGCCGGATTATGGAGTAAAGATAGATGGAGGAATCTTTCAGATTATCCATACGGAAAAATATGTCTGAAAAAGGAGGATTTGATATGTCAAGCTTGAGTACGAAACAGAGACTGCGTCCAAAAGAAATCGAAAATGAAATTGATGAAAGAGGGGCATTCATCCGCCAGCCCAATCATTTTACAACTCCTTTTGGAGAGGGAGAAGGTGAGCTAAAGGCGGAAGCCGGAAGATACCGTCTCTTCTGGGCCAAGGGCTGTCATTGGTCCAACCGGGCCTCCATTGTAAGGGAGCTTCTTGGGCTTACGGATGCCATTGGAATCAATCTTGTGGGACACAGCAAGGAAAACAGTGCATTTGGATGGGAATTCGTGTATAATGAGGACAGAAAAGATCCGGTACTGGGGGCTCAGTTCTTAAGTGAATTTTATTATAACGCTGATCCGGATTATCAGGGACGCTGCACGGTTCCAGCTCTTGTAGACATCACAACAAAGCAGGTGGTGAACAATGATTATCACAGACTCACCAACTATTTTGAAACAGCCTTCCGGCCGTTCCAGGCTCCGGATGCTCCGGACTTATATCCGGAAGAAATACGTCAGGAAATCGATGATTACAATGACTGGCTTTTTCCCAATGTAAACAATGCTACCTACCGTATGATGTTTGCCCAGTCCCTTGAAGCCTATGAAGAGGCATTTGAAGATTTCTACAAGGCTCTGGATGAGATAGAAGAGAGACTGTCAAAGAACCGCTTTTTATTCGGCGATTATGTCACAGACAGTGATGTCCGGCTTTTTGTTACATTAGCGAGGTTTGACACCCATTATTACCGCAATCTCGGCCCGATTAAGCGACGGGTGGTGGATTACGAGAATATATGGGCATACTTAAGAGACTTATATGTAATTCCGGCTTTCCGCAATAACACATATTTCCGGGATATTGCGGCGCCCCGGTCAGAGAATAAATCCCTTTTCCAGGACTTTAATTCCCGTTTTGTGAATCAGATTGATTACGAAGGTATTTGGTCTGCCCCTCAAACCCGGAAGGAATTAAGCAAAACTCCAGAGGAGAAGTTCAAACGCCATGGAAAGGGAAATGAATAATCCAGGCAGGTGATCGTATGATAAACACAAACAGGCTTGTCAGCCAATTTAAAACAATGGTAGAGTTTGATTCTGAAACTTACCACGAAAGAGAGATTGCAGACTATCTGACTCTTCAGTTAAAGGAATTGGGATTTGAGGTAGAGGAAGATGATGCCGGAATACAGCTAAAAGAGCGTATTACCGGATACGGAAATCAGTCCCCCACCGGAAATCTCTATGGACGATTAAAAGGAAACACAGAGGGCAGCCCGGTTCTTTTATCGGCCCATATGGATACCGTACGTCCGGGCATAGGAAAACGGGCCATTGAGGACGAACACGGAGTCATTACTTCAGAAGGCGAGACCATCCTTGGTGCTGACGATCTTTCTGGGGTTGCGGCCATCTTAGAGGCAGTCCGGGTCATAAAAGAAGAAAATCTGTCTCATCCGGACATTGAAATACTTTTCCCAGTGGCAGAAGAAAACTATGGAAAAGGAAGTCAGATCTTTGACTATTCTAAAGTCAGTTCCAATCTGGCATACGTCTTTGATTTAAGCGGAGAGATTGGTCTGGCCGCCACGGCAGCTCCAACCCTCATTTCTTTTGAAATCAGAATACAGGGGAGAAATGCTCATGCGGGATTTTGTCCCCAGCTTGGAATCAATGCCATTGAAATAGGAGCCCATGCCATCTCCCAGTTAATGCAGGGCTGGGTGGATGAAGTGACAACGGTGAATATCGGAAAAATAAGCGGCGGAAAACAGACCAATATTGTACCGGATGACTGCATCATACTGGGAGAAATCAGAAGCCTAAAGGATGAAAGGGCACTTGAGCAGCTGGAAAAATTAAGAGAAATATTCTCAAAGACAGCAGCTCTTTATGAGGGAAGTATAGAATTTATTTATGAGAAGCAGATTGAAGCCTATGAAATCGGTGACGAAGAGGAAGTGGTAAAACGATTCCGCAAGGTCTGCGGCCAGCTTGGTCTCACTCCTGTGACTCAGGTTACGTTAGGAGGAAGCGATAATAATCATTTTGTAAAGAATGGTATCCGCGGAATTGTAGTTGCCTGCGGCATGAATGAAGTCCATACCACAAAGGAATATACCACGGTGGATCAGCTTGAGAAAACCGCTTCTCTTGCCCTGGGATTGATCACCGTAGAATACGACCAATAAAAAAGAAGAAGCCTTGGCTTCTTCTTTCTCTATATAAAAGACTGTTCCAAGTGTTTGAAATTCAGGAATCAGTCTTAATCATTAGGTTGAGCCGGCAAAGAGGCCATTCAGGACGACTCCGCCGACTTAGAAAAACATATGTAGTAAGCTCTCTGACTGCTTTGGGTTTTTTCTATGTTCGTATTAATATCATACCGTAAAATTGTGAAGAAATTTTGTCCTGCTCCTAAAGAAAGCATAAAATTAATGAAGAATTTCTGTAAAAAATTGGAAAAGTATACGAGCCTATGTTGCAGATAATATGATATAGTAGAAAATTTCCCATTAAGCAAATTCAGTATTGCCTGTAGGTGCAAAATATGATATTTATATATTAGTTAGCCAAAACTAACCTAAAACCTGCAAAAAATGGAATAATGGGAAACAACAATTTGACTGTGGAGGTATTGAAATGCTATTGGAAAGACATCTAATCGAATATTGTTCCCCAACGCTGGCTTCCTTAAAGACAGCCAGTCTGTTTAATCATTCCTTCACATCGGAAGAAGAGCTTCAAAAACAGCTGGATCACTTAAACAACCAGCTGGGTGAAAAAGGAATATCTCTCATAGAATTATACCGTCGCAATAACAAGGCGCTGATCTATGTTTATCGGAAAACTCATTTAGAAGCTGATTTAAATCGACCCGGTGTGTGCAGATTTCTTAAAAAATACGGTTATGAGCATATGGATGTAGAGTATGCTCTTAGCAGGCTGACAGAGCGGTTGAAGGAATCCGGCTCCTTCCCTCATGAAATAGGACTCTTTCTTGGATATCCTTTGGGTGATGTGATCGGATTTATTAACAATGCAGGTAAAAACTGCAAATGCATCGGCTGCTGGAAGGTTTATTGCAATGAATGCGAGGCGGAGAAAAAATTTGCAAGATACCGCAAATGCAGAGTCATTTACTCGCGTTTATGGAAAAATGGCAGAACGGTCTGGCAGTTAACAGTGGCTGCCTGAGCAAATAAAGAGGAAAGAAGAGGTAGGATAAGATGAGTAAAGTAGCAGTTGTTTTTTGGAGCGGCACAGGAAATACAGAAGCAATGGCAAAGAAGGTAGCGGATGGAGCGAAGGAAGCGGGCGCAGAAGTATCTTTATTTACAGCATCTGATTTTCAGCCAGAACAGGTGGATGAATTCGATGCGATTGCCTTTGGATGTCCATCCATGGGAAGCGAAGAATTAGAAGACGGCGAATTTGAACCAATG
It encodes the following:
- a CDS encoding glutathione S-transferase family protein; its protein translation is MAIDEKFGKVVTSEDAHEVSKTGAFVRQENYFITPFGDGEGELPVEAGRYRLIWTPLCPWATRQIIALKLLGLEDAISVGTVSPIRREQGWEFSLDEGGVDPVLQIRYLPEIYAETAPEYEGRATVPTVVDVKTRKVVNNDYHHLTNHWETAWKPLHKEGAPDLYPEELRKEIDELNVILFHDVNNGVYKSGFAQSQEEYEKAYEVLFERLDWLEERLSKSRYLFGDQITDSDIRLYVTLARFDIAYYFCFKTNRNRLTDFENLWNYAKDLYSIQAFKEATDFESIKKGYLLGNHAHNPYNILPLGPDTSTWTEPHNRDEKFGKRLVQY
- a CDS encoding transporter substrate-binding domain-containing protein, with the translated sequence MKKNFAKKTVLGFLTAAAVIGALAGCAKQESKPSEAQTSKASEAASEGTKTAESTTAAGENKTEPITIYAATGGSPKPFTFVDKDNTLTGHNIELIKAIFERLPQYKLEIEVTDFPSIFAGLDSDRYQIGVNNFAKNEKRKEKYLFTDPIFANEYVAIFKKDNAKAETIESWDDLSGLKTISQAGINITTALENYNAANPSKPINIEYSEEDLVLQIQDVEAGKYDFVLMDKPMFEYYQKEFNFNVTGVSLNNDVSKDLMGEPFSYLIVSKGNETLVEDLNKALKEVIEDGTSKEINLKWFGNDYSPSYK
- a CDS encoding amino acid ABC transporter permease; this translates as MSKIFDWQLVFTEIPALLKYLPVTLKLTVIALVIGWVVGLLIAFVKIHNIPVLRQICSLFVSVVRGTPIIVQLYLTYFGIPIALKYYNFYNGTEYNVNGIPPIIFAIVALGLNQSAFDSETIRAAIQSVEKGQVEAAKSLGMNGFQIFRRVLFPQAVTVAIPSLGNSLIGLVKGTSLAFTCSVVEITAQGKILAGSSYRYFEIYCSLAIIYWVLTIFIERLFAYIEKRMSVPEQVTVVKGGAGNERN
- a CDS encoding amino acid ABC transporter ATP-binding protein, whose translation is MSAIEIRGLSKKYGENVVLDNMDLTVNKGDVVAIIGPSGTGKSTLLRSINLLEKPEQGTVVINGRTIDLTTKSSKEKLELRRYTEMVFQQFNLFKNRTALENVMEGLMVVKKLKKNEAREIAVKHLQKVGMGDRLFHYPRHLSGGQQQRVAIARALAMDPGLLLMDEPTSALDPELVSEVLTTIRNAAKEGNTILLVTHEMNFVKNVANRILFLENGKIVADGTPKEIFDNPQNERLKEFLVKIHMLESPDFTI
- a CDS encoding GNAT family N-acetyltransferase, translated to MNDIIYKTTKEHVNWQEVSDILRRSGLSNHTKEEQETIFTNSYAVVFVYHGERLIGVGRALSDGVCQAAIYNIALEEEFQGNGVGRKLITLLLDQVKGQNVILYTHPRTVALYEKMGFRRSKTAMCIFNGSEESRAFMEEEGFMLPESYRFVDEYGREDMKRS
- a CDS encoding glutathione S-transferase family protein; the protein is MSKRFITNEVEKDGKFKRQENRFTTPFGIEEGQLPIEPSRYRLLWSPACPWAHRSVIVRSLLGLHDVISLGTLDPVRPDVERTDWAFTLDAGEVDPVLKIHYISEAYLKADPDYTGRFTVPAVVDVATGTVVNNDYYHLTRYWEVEWSKYHKPDALDLYPEALREEIDALNQILFDEINNGVYKAGFARSQEAYEEAYSLVFNRLDWLEERLSHSRYLFGDKITESDVRLYVTLVRFDVAYYNGFFLNRNRISEFPNLWGYVRDLYSQKGFGDTTDLDAIKKHYHLCAVSNNPYGIVPKGPDLSGLLKPHGRDTIHYK
- a CDS encoding GNAT family N-acetyltransferase, translating into MKAVRVSENWQYAGVYYVRVETMVKGFRVPMDKEFDEGDFNEPLYVLVLDGIYPVATCRIHLLEEENIAKIERVSVLSEYRSRGVGRLLIDEAENWIREWGVKKIVITSRDEAVGFYEALGYQPDYGVKIDGGIFQIIHTEKYV
- a CDS encoding glutathione S-transferase C-terminal domain-containing protein — its product is MSSLSTKQRLRPKEIENEIDERGAFIRQPNHFTTPFGEGEGELKAEAGRYRLFWAKGCHWSNRASIVRELLGLTDAIGINLVGHSKENSAFGWEFVYNEDRKDPVLGAQFLSEFYYNADPDYQGRCTVPALVDITTKQVVNNDYHRLTNYFETAFRPFQAPDAPDLYPEEIRQEIDDYNDWLFPNVNNATYRMMFAQSLEAYEEAFEDFYKALDEIEERLSKNRFLFGDYVTDSDVRLFVTLARFDTHYYRNLGPIKRRVVDYENIWAYLRDLYVIPAFRNNTYFRDIAAPRSENKSLFQDFNSRFVNQIDYEGIWSAPQTRKELSKTPEEKFKRHGKGNE
- a CDS encoding M20/M25/M40 family metallo-hydrolase gives rise to the protein MINTNRLVSQFKTMVEFDSETYHEREIADYLTLQLKELGFEVEEDDAGIQLKERITGYGNQSPTGNLYGRLKGNTEGSPVLLSAHMDTVRPGIGKRAIEDEHGVITSEGETILGADDLSGVAAILEAVRVIKEENLSHPDIEILFPVAEENYGKGSQIFDYSKVSSNLAYVFDLSGEIGLAATAAPTLISFEIRIQGRNAHAGFCPQLGINAIEIGAHAISQLMQGWVDEVTTVNIGKISGGKQTNIVPDDCIILGEIRSLKDERALEQLEKLREIFSKTAALYEGSIEFIYEKQIEAYEIGDEEEVVKRFRKVCGQLGLTPVTQVTLGGSDNNHFVKNGIRGIVVACGMNEVHTTKEYTTVDQLEKTASLALGLITVEYDQ
- a CDS encoding DUF3793 family protein; its protein translation is MLLERHLIEYCSPTLASLKTASLFNHSFTSEEELQKQLDHLNNQLGEKGISLIELYRRNNKALIYVYRKTHLEADLNRPGVCRFLKKYGYEHMDVEYALSRLTERLKESGSFPHEIGLFLGYPLGDVIGFINNAGKNCKCIGCWKVYCNECEAEKKFARYRKCRVIYSRLWKNGRTVWQLTVAA
- a CDS encoding flavodoxin, with the translated sequence MSKVAVVFWSGTGNTEAMAKKVADGAKEAGAEVSLFTASDFQPEQVDEFDAIAFGCPSMGSEELEDGEFEPMFKGCEPKLSGKKIALFGSYGWGDGEWMRDWEETCKKDGAVLAHESVICNNEPDADGEAQCVELGKALA